The following coding sequences are from one Dermacentor silvarum isolate Dsil-2018 chromosome 4, BIME_Dsil_1.4, whole genome shotgun sequence window:
- the LOC125944834 gene encoding uncharacterized protein LOC125944834, with the protein MAESALQLRAYDPEAMAWTTVPTTGDANSTVFPKIRSQALLQAAERRSQDKAKMTASSAAPAAGSLVGNMNAPATRATGRKGKAFTKWKPRPMIKPAPEDYVIVIKPRERVSLHEAFTETGYGTAISAYLGPERARATSVLPSRDQNIIIVHTPDIEAADRLIGDFAVNTEKGSVPLHGYLRQDGGNTCHGVIVVRNTDTTETLQHRVCWRAGTIVEIRKFGTSNKARITFAGKEKPRYVHYDNMVVSVQNYYKTIPACGQCGAVGHRGDACPNLQPNTCGLCGLHAPLVEGVRAPHNCVPRCSVCGGAHATNSRDCAAKFRTPKTAAKKSGKQKMTPKNKSRHLGQPNDQLPPHGGMEKRAAETHGKTGAWVNAVKNGRQVSNSGGAASSPPLTPLPSARSAEQDQIATLRAQNEMLLKKINELESKINQPLSPPSLPATEVMESELVEPKAATSAEAAFDARFEARFGAIDARFAALENQISMMVTAISKLQDTIPAMIAQQIAHSSRPSRRPGGPYKDVSGRPLKTSRRTPEVDDDDSCSLSGMEDSALLVSAGSGAASLQPNLSLTDHGEPS; encoded by the coding sequence ATGGCGGAATCCGCGCTCCAATTGCGCGCGTACgaccctgaggcgatggcgtggACCACGGTCCCCACCACCGGTGACGCAAATTCGACGGTTTTTCCGAAAATTCGGAGTCAAGCTTTACTTCAAGCGGCCGAACGCCGCTCCCAGGACAAAGCCAAGATGACGGCGTCCAGCGCCGCCCCGGCCGCCGGCTCATTGGTCGGAAACATGAACGCTCCCGCGACGCGCGCCACGGGACGCAAGGGCAAGGCGTTCACGAAGTGGAAGCCGCGCCCAATGATCAAACCTGCTCCCGAAGACTACGTCATAGTAATCAAGCCCAGAGAACGTGTTTCTCTTCACGAGGCGTTCACGGAAACCGGCTACGGCACCGCCATCTCGGCGTACCTCGGGCCGGAACGGGCCCGCGCCACCTCCGTTCTGCCATCGCGAGACCAAAACATCATCATCGTGCATACCCCGGACATCGAGGCGGCCGACCGGCTCATCGGGGACTTTGCAGTAAATACCGAGAAGGGATCGGTCCCACTTCACGGTTACTTGAGACAAGACGGCGGCAACACGTGCCACGGAGTGATCGTGGTCCGTAACACGGACACCACGGAAACTCTTCAACACCGAGTGTGCTGGCGTGCTGGCACCATCGTGGAAATCCGAAAATTTGGAACATCCAACAAGGCACGCATCACCTTCGCGGGTAAGGAGAAGCCCCGTTACGTGCATTATGACAACATGGTCGTCTCTGTGCAAAACTATTACAAAACTATCCCCGCCTGCGGCCAGTGTGGGGCCGTCGGGCACCGCGGGGATGCATGTCCGAACCTGCAGCCGAACACGTGTGGACTCTGCGGACTCCATGCTCCGCTAGTGGAGGGAGTGCGGGCCCCTCACAACTGTGTTCCCCGTTGTTCTGTGTGCGGTGGTGCCCATGCCACCAACTCTCGCGACTGTGCGGCAAAATTCCGCACACCCAAGACGGCCGCCAAAAAGAGCGGGAAACAGAAAATGACGCCCAAGAACAAAagccgccatcttgggcaacCCAACGACCAGCTGCCACCACACGGCGGCATGGAGAAACGAGCGGCGGAGACGCACGGCAAAACCGGGGCGTGGGTCAATGCCGTCAAAAACGGGCGCCAGGTGAGCAATTCGGGCGGGGCTGCTTCTTCCCCCCCTCTTACTCCCctcccaagcgcgcggagcgccGAGCAAGATCAAATAGCAACACTCAGGGCCCAAAACGAGATGCTGCTAAAAAAAATTAACGAATTAGAATCCAAAATTAACCAGCCTctttctcctccctccctccccgcgaCTGAGGTAATGGAAAGTGAGCTCGTGGAGCCGAAGGCGGCAACAAGCGCGGAGGCCGCATTCGACGCCCGTTTCGAGGCCCGTTTCGGGGCCATAGACGCCCGATTCGCCGCCTTGGAAAACCAAATCTCAATGATGGTTACCGCCATCTCAAAATTGCAAGACACAATTCCCGCGATGATTGCCCAACAAATTGCGCACTCCTCGCGCCCCTCGCGCAGGCCCGGCGGTCCCTACAAGGACGTATCCGGCCGCCCTCTCAAAACTTCTAGACGCACCCCCGAGGTAGATGATGACGACAGCTGCTCGCTCTCTGGTATGGAGGACTCCGCCCTCCTTGTGAGTGCTGGCTCCGGAGCAGCGTCACTACAACCCAACCTCAGCCTAACTGACCATGGCGAGCCGTCCTAA